A genomic window from Diospyros lotus cultivar Yz01 chromosome 2, ASM1463336v1, whole genome shotgun sequence includes:
- the LOC127795093 gene encoding germin-like protein subfamily T member 2 — MAAMVTLSSSCVQLILCLSVLLLLPLPYSSADPEPLQDFCVADLNSSVSVNGFPCKPASEVSSEDFFFDGLINEGNTSNVFGANVTAGNVLAFPGLNTLGLSMNRVDFAPGGINPPHSHPRSTETGVVIKGKVLVGFVTTGNVFYSKVLTAGQMFVIPRGLVHFQMNNGTGKALILTAFNSQLPGTDVLPLTLFASKPSIPNDVLTKAFQVDEEVVNGIKSKFGV; from the coding sequence ATGGCTGCCATGGTCACCCTCTCAAGCTCCTGCGTCCAGCTGATCCTCTGTTTAAGTGTCTTGCTTCTTTTACCCTTGCCTTACTCTTCTGCTGATCCTGAACCATTACAGGACTTCTGTGTTGCAGATCTTAATTCCTCTGTGAGTGTTAATGGCTTCCCCTGCAAACCAGCCTCAGAAGTGAGTTCAGAAGACTTCTTCTTCGACGGGCTGATCAACGAGGGCAACACAAGTAACGTATTCGGCGCGAATGTCACAGCCGGAAATGTTCTTGCATTCCCCGGTTTGAACACGCTAGGGCTATCCATGAATCGGGTTGACTTCGCTCCCGGTGGAATAAATCCACCTCACTCGCACCCTCGCTCAACAGAGACCGGCGTAGTGATTAAAGGGAAGGTTCTTGTAGGGTTTGTCACGACAGGGAATGTGTTCTACTCAAAGGTTCTGACTGCTGGGCAGATGTTTGTGATTCCCAGAGGGCTGGTTCACTTTCAGATGAATAATGGGACGGGGAAGGCCTTGATCCTTACTGCTTTCAACAGTCAACTACCAGGAACTGATGTCCTGCCCTTGACTCTTTTTGCTTCAAAACCATCTATACCTAATGATGTGTTGACAAAAGCATTCCAAGTAGATGAAGAGGTTGTCAATGGCATAAAATCCAAGTTTGGTGTCTAG